A single region of the Tigriopus californicus strain San Diego chromosome 8, Tcal_SD_v2.1, whole genome shotgun sequence genome encodes:
- the LOC131885379 gene encoding NADH dehydrogenase [ubiquinone] iron-sulfur protein 3, mitochondrial-like: MAFKAVNLFRAMGRTSAWPVVAASRSTDRSMPVLARTLATEAPEAPQEETRPTVRKFDPIQRSNLMDYGQYVAECLPKFVQKVQLTAGDELEVLIAPEGVLTVMTFLKNHHNAQFTNLVDIAGVDMPTREFRFEVVYNFLSLRFNSRIRVKTYTDEMTPIESICSIFPAANWYEREVFDMFGVFFVNHPDLRRILTDYGFEGHPLRKDFPLSGYLECRYDDELARVVYEPVELAQEYRKFDLAAPWEQFPNFRESVPAVEDVPLEKGEPEKTK; encoded by the exons ATGGCCTTTAAAGCGGTGAACCTTTTTCGGGCCATGGGTCGGACCA GTGCTTGGCCCGTTGTAGCCGCATCGCGCTCAACAGACCGTTCAATGCCCGTGCTCGCCCGGACCTTGGCGACCGAAGCACCTGAAGCTCCCCAAGAGGAAACCCGAC CGACGGTCCGCAAGTTTGACCCGATTCAacgctcgaatttgatggaTTACGGCCAATATGTGGCTGAGTGCTTGCCCAAGTTCGTCCAAAAGGTTCAGCTCACGGCGGGTGATGAGTTGGAGGTCCTCATTGCTCCCGAGGGCGTCCTCACGGTCATGACGTTCCTAAAGAACCATCACAATGCCCAATTCACTAACTTAGTCGACATCGCCGGAGTGGACATGCCCACCCGAGAATTTCGATTCGAG GTCGTGTACAATTTCCTATCCTTGAGATTCAACAGCCGCATCCGGGTGAAAACTTACACGGACGAGATGACTCCAATTGAGTCCATCTGCTCGATCTTCCCGGCTGCCAATTGGTATGAGCGTGAGGTCTTTGACATGTTTGGCGTTTTCTTCGTGAATCATCCGGACCTGCGACGAATCCTCACCGATTATGGCTTCGAAGGTCATCCTCTTCGGAAGGATTTCCCGCTTTCCGGATATTTGGAG TGCCGATATGATGACGAGTTGGCTCGTGTAGTTTACGAGCCCGTGGAGTTGGCTCAGGAATATCGCAAATTCGATTTGGCCGCCCCTTGGGAACAGTTCCCCAATTTCCGAGAAAGCGTTCCTGCAGTAGAAGATGTGCCCCTGGAAAAGGGTGAACCTGAGAAGACGAAATGA
- the LOC131885332 gene encoding uncharacterized protein LOC131885332 produces MLISPIGASVFGSCSLYIYYSSGNISEQERSMIRRDLVVVLRDLGRNTRLVYGKERRIFYHSKGLVTYYRQKLFKEVKKIKPQSKKKEKVQVPEFPMAVSFKLNEDGEECLVKCPICELQFERGSETYFSHLGRYHFNPYCEPRTFQQPNCGYSIEDGVDHFKHAHSHSNGTIPFEANGNIRFEAVEKSTYPKTGTALACWNPCPICLKNIATDNELQIHFVIIHCLSEILLHIPRKKDSTDTHLCPRIGCLEIFSDVWQLAMHLGIKHDLIRSWLKPIPKKDAIRCPLKNCLDRSVSGEWSKAQSHLSQHAIGFVIEEIAKLQRTLGKDDGQCPMVGCSIEKVRRRGASQALARKTKSKQLNLRVSSLRSLFAFCQVLWS; encoded by the exons ATGTTGATATCACCCATTGGGGCCTCCGTTTTCGGAAGCTGTTCTCTTTATATATACTATAGTTCGGGCAATATCAGTGAGCAAGAGCGATCCATGATCCGAAGGGATCTTGTTGTGGTTCTTCGAGATCTTGGTAGAAACACCAGGCTTGTCTATGGAAAAGAGCGGCGCATCTTTTATCATTCCAAG GGGCTTGTAACGTATTATCGTCAAAAGCTATTTAAGGAAGTCAAGAAGATAAAACCTCagagcaaaaagaaagaaaaagtacAAGTGCCTGAATTTCCCATGGCCGTTTCATTCAAACTCAATGAAGATGGAGAGGAATGCCTAGTCAAATGCCCAATTTGCGAGTTGCAGTTTGAACGAGGAAGCGAAACATATTTCTCACATTTGGGACGTTATCACTTTAATCCCTATTGTGAGCCTAGAACTTTCCAACAGCCAAATTGTGGATATAGTATTGAGGATGGCGTTGACCATTTTAAACATGCCCACAGTCACTCCAATGGCACTATTCCCTTTGAAGCAAATGGAAATATCAGGTTTGAAGCTGTAGAAAAATCGACCTATCCCAAAACAGGGACCGCCTTAGCCTGTTGGAATCCTTGCCCAATTTGCCTCAAGAATATCGCTACCGATAACGAACTTCAAATCCATTTCGTCATCATTCATTGCTTGAGTGAAATTCTACTTCATATCCCTCGAAAAAAGGACTCAACAGATACTCACTTATGTCCCCGGATTGGTTGCCTAGAAATATTTTCCGATGTTTGGCAACTAGCTATGCATCTCGGAATCAAGCATGATTTAATCCGGAGTTGGTTGAAGCCCATCCCCAAGAAGGATGCCATTCGCTGCCCATTGAAGAATTGCTTAGACCGGTCTGTGTCGGGTGAGTGGAGCAAAGCCCAATCTCACTTGAGTCAACATGCAATTGGATTCGTCATTGAGGAGATTGCTAAATTGCAAAGGACATTAGGCAAAGATGATGGGCAGTGTCCAATGGTAGGCTGttctattgaaaaagttcGACGACGCGGAGCTTCTCAGGCATTGGCAAGAAAAACTAAGTCAAAACAACTCAATCTACGTGTGTCCAGTTTGCGTTCGCTCTTTGCATTCTGTCAAGTGCTTTGGTCATAA
- the LOC131885321 gene encoding non-structural maintenance of chromosomes element 1 homolog produces MREYGDEHRIFLQGMMCRGIADYQEILKLLQCVCVRCNLVFPNEKKDQARMLVHIVQQINTKLDPLGLLIDKVIDEDNKARVTYFGLFNKIDRSQEATELTKKAMVNYNPGELEFLKLVVENIMDNEDKELESITAINLSRHVVSRPFKALEAESVIQKLVDDQWLKRAMDKSIRLSPRFIGEMEHYLKENFAEEIHACALCKKIVIRAVLCNCSKAFHLYCLASGDETKESQRCPKCKFKIELPNQGIVLPSRSQAKKRGRKTDSDSSDSD; encoded by the exons ATGCGTGAATACGGAGACGAACATCGAATTTTTCTGCAAGGCATGATGTGCCGTGGAATTGCGGATTACCAAGAAATCCTGAAACTCCTTCAATGTGTATGCGTTCGATGCAACCTGG TGTTTcctaatgaaaagaaagaccaAGCTCGGATGTTGGTTCACATTGTTCAGCAAATCAACACCAAACTAGATCCGTTGGGACTTCTCATTGATAAG GTTATTGATGAGGACAATAAAGCCCGTGTCACGTATTTTGGACTTTTCAACAAGATTGACAGATCCCAAGAAGCCACAGAACTCACCAAGAAAGCCATGGTGAATTATAATCCCGGTGAATTGGAGTTCTTGAAGCTTGTGGTGGAAAATATCATGGATAACGAGGACAAG GAGTTGGAAAGCATCACGGCCATCAATCTCAGCCGACATGTGGTTAGTCGGCCTTTCAAGGCTTTGGAAGCAGAATCTGTGATTCAAAAACTAGTGGACGATCAGTGGCTTAAGAGAGCAATGGATAAGAGCATCCGACTTTCGCCCCGGTTCATTGGCGAGATGGAGCATTATCTGAAAGAAAATTTTGCCGAGGAAATTCACGCTTGCGCTTTGTGCAAGAAAATTGTGATCAGA GCTGTGCTGTGCAATTGTTCCAAAGCCTTCCACTTGTACTGCTTGGCCTCTGGTGATGAAACTAAAGAATCTCAGCGAtgtccaaagtgcaaatttaAGATCGAGCTTCCCAATCAAGGAATTGTCCTCCCCTCACGATCTCAAGCCAAGAAACGAGGAAGAAAAACGGACTCAGATTCCTCCGATTCAGATTGA